CTCCTCGACCTGGGCCCGACCACCCTTGCCAAGATCCCGCTTGGCGACACCCAAACGTGGAGCAACGTGCCGGTCGGGGAGCAGGAGCGGTTTCCTCCTGCTTCTCAGAGCGCGCTTGCCACGTTCCAGAGTGTTTCCGAGAAGGTGGCCAGCGCCCTGGCCAAAGAGGACATGCCCAAGGACACCTATCCTTGGGAAGAGTTCTTCGACAATCTCCGCAGGGACCGCACCTCCTGCCGGGTTCTTCTCACGGTCCTGCCGAATTTCGTGAGTTCGTATCGCTTGCGCGTCTACGATCGACGAGGCGAACTCGTCGATACCGCAATGCTCCTCGAGCCCTACAGGACAACAACCCTCCGATCCCCCGAGGATGCCGAGAAGGCGCCGGCGGAGCACATTCCCTTGACCGACTCAAGCGCCGAGTTCATGCGGTTGACCAAAGAGGCCGATCTTTACAATACCGACATCTCGCGCCATCGGGACCCGCCCCAGGCGAAGCTGCTGACGCTGGAGACGTTCGAGCCCTTGACCGTCGGGTTCGGCGAACTGTTCACGGACATGTCGGATGGATCGGCGAAATCAATCGTGGCCTACCTCCCGGACACCGCAATCCGAGCCGCCGTGTCCTTGTCCAAGAAGGGTGCGGTGGAGGGCAAGGGCCTTTGGAGCAACCTCCTCGCAAGCGGACTGGTGGAGGTCGTGTCAGGCCCGGACGCCCTCGTGGTGCGGCCAGAGAATCCCGCGAGGGCACGTCACGGCAGGGTTGGGAGGTTCGGTCTTCACCACTACGCCCGTCAGGTTTTGGAGCACCAAGGGACGACGCCAAGAATAGAGTGCACGTTCTACTTCGAGGGTGGGCCGGGGGTACTCGCAAGCCCCGTCTCAAGCGCTTTCCGCCACTGCCTTGTTCCGCTGGTGCCCCTCCGCGGGGCGTTCCTCCGATACTGGTTGGGTGCGCTCCTCGGGGGCCTCGGCGATCCGATATGGACCGAGTTGGAGGCTGGAAGGGGAGTTGCGGTCCGAAACCTCCCGATGGCTCAGAAGCTCGCGTTTCGAAGGTGGCTCGAGTATGGGGGACCCGGGCGCTACGAGTACGAGCCCTCGGTGACCTCGTCGAACGCGATCTACGACTACCAGTTGTACTTCGACGTGTCCGACGACCCGCTTGTGCTCTGCACCACTCTGGGGGAGGGTGCGTGGGCCAACTACCCGCAGTTCCCCAGGCGCTTGAGCGAAATCATCGAATCGCTGGTCTCCAGCAAGATCACCCCGGACAAACTCTCGAGCCTCCTCAACGGCCGGTACGACCTGATCGCGTCCACCTCCACCACCGCGGTGGCCAGACTCGGCTATGTCGAATGGGTGGGCGAGACGCTGGGAGACGACGCCTCGAAGAAGATCGCCACCGACGTCGCATTCAAAGACTGGCCCGAAGCCCTGCGCACCCGCGTAATGCACGCGCTCTCCCCACCTCCGGGCCAAGGCGCATACCCCTAGCGTCCTTTGCGCCTTCTCGCAAAATTCTCCCCCTATCTTCTTGATATTCGATGTACATCGTGTTATGATGTACGTCAATGAGATACAGAACCGACACACGCGCCTTGGTTCTTGCGGTGCTGGCCGAAGAGCCTTTGCACGGCTACGGCATCTCCAAGGCGATCAAGGCCCGTTCGAGCAAGGTCCTCAAAATGGGCGAAGGGCAGCTGTATCCCATCCTCCACGAGCTCGAGGAGCGGGGGTGGGTCACCGCGGAGTGGGAGATGCAGGACGAAGACCCGCCCCGCCGCGTCTACTCGATCACGGAGGAGGGCGGCGGTGAGCTGAAGCGCCGTTCGAAGGAGTGGGAGACATTCGTGTCGGCCGTAGGCACCGTGCTGCAGCCGCCCCCTCGCCGCACCCTGGAGCCCGGCCATGAGTAGCCGCAGCGAAGCCTATCTCGCCGAACTCGACCGCCGCCTCGCGCGCCGTGTCGCCGAGCCTCGCCGAGGCGAGTTGATCGCCGAACTGCGTTCGCACCTGCACCTTCATGCCAATGACACAGGCAGCGAATCCGAGGCCCTCCAACCCCTCGGGCCCGTGGAGCTCGTGGCTGAGGACCTCATCCGCAGCGAATCGGGCTTGGATGTCAGGTCGCCGTGGCGGTTGGCGGCCCTTCCTTTGGTGTTGCTGGTCCTGTCTTCAACCATTCCGCTGTTCATGGCTTGGGTGCTGCATTTTGAGAGCCTCCCCTACACGACCGTGCAGATCGGCTCTGAGTACGTGATCCTTGCAGCCTTCGCATGGTGCGTCTGGCGCTCGCGCCGGTGGCTCCTCCTACCAGTCATCGTGGCGCTTCT
This portion of the Fimbriimonadaceae bacterium genome encodes:
- a CDS encoding helix-turn-helix transcriptional regulator — its product is MRYRTDTRALVLAVLAEEPLHGYGISKAIKARSSKVLKMGEGQLYPILHELEERGWVTAEWEMQDEDPPRRVYSITEEGGGELKRRSKEWETFVSAVGTVLQPPPRRTLEPGHE